In a single window of the Olivibacter sp. SDN3 genome:
- a CDS encoding urease accessory protein UreE codes for MIRVGKALGNIRDNARLSIYDELVLEWFETDKNILRKRTREGREIAVRKQVAAPLYDGDILHIEADLALVVKIRACACVVVRPQTLREMATICFEIGNKHIPVYINDAQEVITAYERPLFALLARGGFHPTEEHRIIHRTSTLALHRWPTVNRNILIKQRNR; via the coding sequence ATGATCCGTGTAGGCAAGGCGTTAGGTAATATCCGTGATAATGCAAGGCTCAGCATTTACGATGAGTTGGTTTTGGAGTGGTTTGAAACCGACAAAAACATCCTCCGAAAGCGAACGCGTGAGGGGAGAGAAATCGCCGTACGCAAACAGGTAGCTGCACCGCTTTATGATGGCGATATATTACATATAGAAGCGGACCTTGCTTTAGTGGTTAAGATACGTGCCTGTGCCTGTGTGGTCGTACGTCCACAAACGTTGAGGGAAATGGCTACCATATGTTTTGAAATAGGCAATAAACATATCCCGGTTTACATTAACGATGCACAAGAGGTCATAACTGCATATGAGAGACCGCTTTTTGCTTTATTGGCAAGAGGCGGTTTTCACCCTACAGAAGAACACCGGATTATACATCGTACCAGCACCCTTGCCTTGCACCGCTGGCCTACGGTTAATCGTAACATATTAATTAAGCAAAGGAATAGATGA
- a CDS encoding urease accessory protein UreF, which translates to MNPLLTLLQIIDSAFPIGSFTHSYGLETYISKGIVKDTRSAQEYATTLLAHSIYYNDAAFFQQTWQLCDKRAGIRKVSELDSVVTALKGPLEIRQASRKLALRFLKLTEKLKPVKRCQTYLEQMLSKKVHGHYPMAFAMYAHAQKISFEDALSAFYYNTLNGVVTNCAKLVPISQTDAQEILFKLQPLIKKLVDTQAAVSPDMIGICCIAQDIRSMQHEKLYTRLYIS; encoded by the coding sequence ATGAATCCACTACTCACATTATTGCAAATCATTGACTCAGCGTTCCCCATAGGAAGTTTCACCCATTCCTATGGCTTGGAGACCTATATCAGTAAAGGCATCGTTAAAGACACACGTAGTGCACAGGAATACGCCACTACATTGTTGGCGCATAGCATATATTATAATGATGCTGCTTTTTTTCAACAAACCTGGCAACTGTGTGATAAGCGTGCGGGTATACGGAAAGTCAGCGAGCTGGACAGCGTGGTCACGGCGCTGAAGGGGCCGTTGGAAATAAGGCAGGCAAGCCGAAAATTAGCCTTGCGTTTCCTTAAACTGACCGAAAAGCTGAAACCGGTAAAGCGTTGTCAGACCTATCTGGAGCAGATGTTGAGCAAAAAAGTGCATGGACATTATCCCATGGCCTTCGCCATGTATGCCCACGCGCAAAAGATATCCTTCGAGGATGCCCTATCGGCCTTTTATTATAATACGCTAAATGGGGTAGTTACCAACTGCGCCAAACTGGTACCTATCAGCCAGACAGACGCGCAGGAGATCTTATTTAAGTTGCAACCCCTGATAAAGAAGCTGGTGGATACGCAAGCCGCGGTTTCTCCTGACATGATTGGTATCTGTTGCATAGCACAGGATATCAGGAGTATGCAGCACGAAAAGCTTTATACAAGATTATATATTTCATAA
- the ureG gene encoding urease accessory protein UreG has product MAQTARNYIKVGIAGPVGSGKTALIERLTRAMSDQYNICVVTNDIYTREDAEFLMKNSALPAERIAGVETGGCPHTAIREDASMNIEAVEELAERFPETEIIFVESGGDNLSATFSPDLADVTIFVIDVAEGDKIPRKGGPGITRSDLLIINKIDLAPYVNADLGIMERDAKKMRGERPFIFTNLMKLEGLDKVIAWIKEYALLEQE; this is encoded by the coding sequence ATGGCACAAACAGCGAGAAATTATATCAAAGTAGGTATAGCCGGCCCTGTAGGATCAGGGAAGACGGCACTTATAGAAAGGCTCACCCGAGCGATGTCTGATCAGTATAACATATGTGTGGTTACCAATGATATCTATACCAGAGAAGATGCTGAATTTTTAATGAAAAACTCAGCGCTTCCCGCAGAACGCATTGCGGGGGTGGAAACAGGCGGATGCCCACATACCGCGATACGCGAAGATGCATCAATGAATATTGAAGCGGTAGAAGAACTGGCGGAGCGTTTCCCGGAGACCGAAATCATCTTTGTGGAGAGTGGCGGCGATAACTTATCGGCAACCTTTAGCCCGGATCTCGCAGATGTTACCATCTTCGTCATAGACGTAGCTGAGGGCGATAAAATTCCCCGTAAGGGCGGTCCAGGGATTACCCGTTCGGATTTACTCATCATTAACAAAATAGATCTTGCACCTTATGTCAATGCGGATCTTGGCATAATGGAGCGCGATGCCAAAAAAATGCGTGGCGAAAGACCTTTCATCTTTACTAATCTGATGAAGCTGGAAGGACTTGATAAAGTAATCGCTTGGATTAAAGAATACGCTTTATTGGAACAAGAATAA
- a CDS encoding urease accessory protein UreD encodes MDSIISINVAQESNRSVLKDSFHNAPYKLVHYGARNSYDHLELIIMSASPGVMDGDTLTIHVNLQANTQLKLYTQAFNKLHPMIEGAQQHMDVIVEEEGLFQYIPHPTTPFKGSIYKTITNIHLQKHATLIWGDIICGGRIHMNESFAFSRLHSLTKVFFADGLRYFDNQYLAPKEQPIKKMLFLEGYTHQGTLLYASPYADELKLELDEILKAEYEEITYGFTSCADDMVMIRILGNDGELLYNFMTMLGQLCWDFTQHKITEKSEKPQEPISIPAGQIKKSPAQKKTIKKTRHKENKAAALKIDAYA; translated from the coding sequence ATGGATAGTATTATCAGCATTAACGTAGCACAGGAAAGTAATAGAAGCGTACTGAAAGACAGTTTTCACAATGCACCGTACAAATTGGTGCATTATGGTGCACGGAATAGCTACGACCATCTGGAACTTATCATCATGAGCGCTTCCCCTGGCGTAATGGATGGTGACACCCTCACTATTCATGTCAACTTACAAGCGAATACCCAGCTCAAGCTGTACACACAGGCGTTCAATAAACTGCATCCAATGATTGAGGGGGCGCAGCAGCATATGGACGTTATCGTGGAAGAAGAGGGGCTTTTTCAATATATTCCGCATCCTACCACACCGTTCAAAGGGTCAATCTACAAGACGATAACCAATATTCATCTGCAAAAGCATGCAACACTGATCTGGGGCGACATCATCTGCGGTGGCCGGATACATATGAACGAATCCTTCGCCTTTAGTCGCCTGCACAGTTTAACCAAGGTATTCTTTGCAGACGGACTGCGTTATTTCGACAATCAATACCTCGCACCCAAAGAGCAACCGATTAAAAAAATGCTTTTCTTAGAGGGCTACACCCATCAGGGGACACTTTTATACGCTTCTCCATATGCCGATGAATTGAAATTGGAATTAGATGAGATTTTAAAGGCCGAATATGAGGAAATCACTTATGGGTTTACCTCTTGCGCTGATGATATGGTCATGATAAGAATACTTGGGAATGATGGAGAGCTATTGTATAACTTCATGACCATGCTGGGGCAGTTATGCTGGGATTTTACTCAACATAAAATCACAGAAAAATCAGAGAAACCCCAGGAACCTATATCCATACCCGCTGGCCAAATAAAAAAATCGCCGGCACAAAAGAAGACGATAAAAAAAACAAGGCATAAAGAAAATAAAGCAGCCGCTTTAAAAATAGATGCTTATGCATGA
- a CDS encoding hydrogenase maturation nickel metallochaperone HypA → MHEITIVRDIFKVLEEEYPNNYRDIIKVEIHAGLLSNVQPILIQNAFEAFIEDEPQYADTELEVKLLPIIAHCANCARDFEVHLHRFVCPCGKPSDKIVQGEELQISQVIFANKT, encoded by the coding sequence ATGCATGAAATCACCATTGTTAGAGATATTTTCAAGGTATTGGAAGAAGAATATCCAAATAACTATCGGGATATTATCAAAGTAGAAATCCACGCGGGTTTGCTCAGCAATGTGCAACCCATATTGATACAAAATGCCTTTGAAGCCTTCATTGAGGATGAACCGCAGTATGCGGATACCGAGCTGGAGGTTAAACTCTTGCCCATTATAGCCCATTGCGCCAACTGTGCCAGAGACTTCGAGGTACACCTTCATCGATTTGTTTGCCCTTGTGGGAAACCTTCGGATAAAATTGTACAAGGGGAAGAACTGCAGATCAGTCAGGTAATATTTGCAAATAAAACATAA
- the hypB gene encoding hydrogenase nickel incorporation protein HypB codes for MIMNMETNPKSNRAPVGSVQCDNTTLNLLKANDFVAKAIRDKLPDITIVNICSSPGSGKTTLLQETGKRIGKELKIAVLVGDPETERDAVRLKSVGIDALQIVTGGMCHIEAQMILQAIDHIDLSDVDLLIIENVGNLVCPAAFDLGEDYRVTLLAATEGDDKPKKYPRMFLTSELMVVSKADLLPYVPFSVEAATIDAREVNAKLDVISLSSITGEGIDQWCDWLKSKVNQKKNNKIASNT; via the coding sequence ATGATAATGAATATGGAAACGAATCCAAAGAGCAACAGGGCACCTGTAGGGTCTGTCCAATGCGATAACACCACATTAAACTTGCTTAAAGCTAACGACTTTGTCGCTAAAGCAATACGGGATAAATTGCCGGATATCACGATTGTGAATATTTGCTCTTCGCCAGGCAGCGGCAAAACAACGCTCTTGCAGGAAACCGGCAAACGTATAGGAAAAGAGCTGAAGATAGCCGTGCTCGTTGGTGATCCGGAAACGGAGCGTGATGCGGTAAGGTTAAAGAGCGTAGGTATCGATGCCTTACAGATCGTAACTGGCGGCATGTGCCATATTGAAGCGCAAATGATCTTACAGGCAATCGACCATATTGATTTGTCGGATGTCGACTTACTTATCATTGAAAATGTAGGAAACCTGGTATGCCCTGCCGCATTCGACCTCGGTGAAGATTATCGCGTCACCTTGTTGGCCGCCACCGAGGGTGACGATAAGCCTAAGAAATACCCGCGCATGTTTCTCACCAGCGAGTTAATGGTGGTATCCAAAGCAGATCTTTTACCTTATGTTCCTTTTTCCGTGGAAGCGGCAACGATAGATGCACGTGAAGTAAATGCCAAATTGGACGTTATATCACTGAGCAGCATCACCGGTGAAGGAATCGACCAATGGTGCGATTGGTTAAAAAGCAAAGTCAATCAAAAGAAAAATAATAAAATAGCGTCCAATACATAA
- a CDS encoding urease accessory protein UreE: MPTPEIKVEVICDASLNNEKDIDYLDIEWFEVNRKTIKRQSTGGLNFFIQKREKKPLFDGDILWADDNTAVLIRIKPCDCIVLTTADLTTVGLFCSAVGNQHLPLFLAGQQTLCLAYDGRLYQALLHQYGSAVSIESRQLLPQDMLQPYHK, encoded by the coding sequence ATGCCTACACCCGAAATAAAAGTAGAAGTTATCTGTGATGCTTCGTTAAACAATGAAAAGGATATCGACTATCTGGATATAGAATGGTTTGAAGTTAATCGTAAAACGATAAAACGACAAAGTACCGGTGGACTAAATTTTTTCATTCAAAAAAGGGAAAAAAAGCCCCTATTCGATGGTGATATCTTATGGGCCGATGACAATACAGCAGTGCTGATACGTATAAAACCCTGTGATTGCATTGTATTAACCACAGCTGATTTAACAACCGTAGGACTTTTTTGTTCAGCTGTGGGCAATCAGCATTTACCCCTATTTTTGGCCGGGCAACAGACGCTCTGCTTAGCTTATGATGGCCGGCTCTATCAGGCGCTTCTGCATCAATATGGTTCGGCCGTCTCTATTGAAAGCAGACAGTTATTACCG